The following are from one region of the Paenalkalicoccus suaedae genome:
- a CDS encoding DNA-directed RNA polymerase subunit alpha — protein sequence MIEIEKPKIEAVELSDDHSYGKFVVEPLERGYGTTLGNSLRRIMLSSLPGAAVTTVQFNGVLHEFSTIEGVVEDVTTIILSLKKLALKIYSDEEKTLEIEANGEGVITAANFTHDSDVEILNPELHIATLSKGANFQMKVTAKRGRGYVPADGNNTGDLPIGVIPVDSIFTPVTRANYQVENTRVGQVTNFDKLTLDVWTDGSIRPEEAVSLGAKILTEHLNIFVGLTDQAQNAEIMVEKEEDQKEKVLEMTIEELDLSVRSYNCLKRAGINTVQELTQKSEEDMMKVRNLGRKSLEEVQEKLAELSLGLRKEE from the coding sequence ATGATCGAGATAGAAAAGCCGAAAATTGAAGCGGTCGAACTTAGCGACGATCACTCGTACGGTAAATTCGTCGTAGAACCTCTGGAACGTGGATACGGAACAACTCTAGGAAACTCACTTCGCAGAATCATGCTCTCCTCTTTACCGGGAGCTGCCGTAACAACGGTACAGTTTAACGGAGTATTACACGAGTTTTCTACGATTGAAGGTGTCGTTGAGGACGTAACAACGATCATCTTAAGTCTGAAAAAGCTCGCCCTTAAAATCTACTCAGATGAAGAAAAGACGTTAGAGATTGAAGCAAACGGAGAAGGCGTTATTACAGCGGCTAACTTTACTCACGATAGTGACGTAGAGATTTTAAATCCAGAGCTTCACATTGCGACGCTTTCAAAAGGTGCGAACTTCCAAATGAAAGTGACAGCAAAGCGTGGCCGTGGTTATGTTCCAGCTGATGGAAATAACACAGGTGACCTACCAATTGGTGTGATCCCTGTAGACTCGATCTTTACTCCGGTAACGAGAGCAAACTACCAGGTTGAAAACACTCGTGTTGGACAGGTAACAAACTTCGACAAGCTAACACTTGATGTATGGACAGATGGAAGTATCCGTCCTGAGGAAGCAGTTTCTTTAGGTGCGAAGATTTTAACCGAGCACTTAAATATCTTTGTAGGCCTAACTGATCAAGCGCAAAACGCTGAGATCATGGTCGAAAAAGAAGAAGATCAGAAGGAAAAAGTGCTTGAGATGACTATCGAAGAGCTAGACTTATCCGTTCGTTCTTATAACTGCTTAAAGAGAGCGGGAATTAATACCGTTCAAGAGCTAACACAAAAGTCAGAAGAAGACATGATGAAGGTCCGTAACCTCGGACGTAAGTCTCTAGAAGAAGTTCAGGAGAAACTTGCTGAACTAAGCCTAGGTCTTCGCAAGGAAGAATAG
- the rpsK gene encoding 30S ribosomal protein S11 — MAKPKTNRSKRRQKKNIETGIAHIRSTFNNTIVTITDPQGNAISWASAGGLGFKGSRKSTPFAAQTAAEAAAKTAMEHGMKTVEVSVKGPGAGREAAIRSLQAVGLEVNMIKDVTPVPHNGCRPPKRRRV, encoded by the coding sequence ATGGCTAAACCAAAAACGAATCGTTCAAAGCGTCGTCAAAAGAAAAATATTGAGACTGGGATTGCACACATCCGATCTACGTTTAACAACACGATCGTAACAATCACAGATCCTCAAGGTAACGCAATCTCTTGGGCAAGCGCTGGAGGATTAGGATTCAAAGGCTCTCGTAAGTCAACTCCATTCGCGGCTCAAACTGCAGCAGAAGCAGCAGCTAAAACTGCAATGGAACATGGCATGAAGACTGTCGAAGTATCTGTAAAAGGTCCTGGTGCAGGTCGTGAAGCTGCAATCCGTTCCCTTCAAGCTGTAGGTCTTGAAGTAAACATGATTAAAGATGTTACGCCAGTTCCACACAACGGCTGCCGTCCACCAAAACGTCGTCGCGTTTAA
- the rplM gene encoding 50S ribosomal protein L13, whose translation MRTTYMAKPSEIDRKWFVVDAEGKTLGRLASEVATLLRGKHKPTFTPHMDTGDNVIIINAEKIHLTGNKLADKMYYRHSRYPGSLKSMTAGEMRDRKPTQLIELAVKGMLPKGSLGRQVAKKMHVYAGNEHPHVAQKPEVYELRG comes from the coding sequence ATGCGTACAACATATATGGCTAAGCCAAGCGAAATCGATCGCAAATGGTTCGTCGTTGACGCGGAAGGTAAGACGCTTGGTCGTCTAGCTTCTGAAGTAGCAACACTACTTCGTGGCAAGCACAAGCCAACGTTTACCCCGCACATGGACACTGGTGATAACGTAATTATCATCAATGCTGAAAAGATTCACCTAACTGGTAACAAACTAGCGGACAAGATGTACTACCGCCACAGCCGTTACCCAGGATCTCTTAAGTCTATGACTGCAGGAGAAATGCGTGACCGCAAGCCGACTCAACTTATCGAGCTTGCAGTAAAGGGAATGCTACCAAAAGGCTCTTTAGGACGCCAAGTAGCGAAAAAGATGCACGTGTATGCTGGTAATGAGCACCCACACGTTGCGCAAAAGCCAGAAGTTTACGAACTACGCGGTTAA
- the rplQ gene encoding 50S ribosomal protein L17 translates to MAYRKLGRDSSARKALLRDLTTDLIINERIETTESKAKELRSVAEKMITLGKRGDLHARRQAAAFVRKEVADTESGQDAIQKLFDDVAKRYEDRQGGYTRVLKLGPRRGDGAEMAVVELV, encoded by the coding sequence ATGGCATACAGAAAATTAGGTCGTGACAGCAGTGCGCGTAAAGCGTTACTACGTGACTTAACGACAGATCTAATCATCAACGAGCGCATCGAAACAACAGAATCAAAGGCAAAGGAACTTCGTTCTGTTGCGGAAAAAATGATCACTCTAGGTAAGCGTGGAGATCTTCATGCTCGCCGTCAAGCTGCTGCATTTGTTCGCAAAGAAGTAGCAGACACAGAGTCTGGTCAAGACGCTATTCAAAAGCTTTTCGACGATGTTGCAAAGCGTTATGAAGATCGTCAAGGCGGCTACACACGAGTTCTTAAGCTTGGACCTCGTCGCGGAGACGGTGCAGAAATGGCAGTCGTAGAACTAGTTTAA
- a CDS encoding adenylate kinase, whose translation MNLILMGLPGAGKGTQAERIVDKYGVPHISTGDMFRAAIKEGTDLGLKAKAFMDEGALVPDEVTIGIVRERLSQDDCQNGFLLDGFPRTVAQASALNDMLEELGRQLDHVLYIKVPREDLFKRLTGRWICPTCGATYHEIYNPPKVQGKCDKDGSDLIQREDDKPATVDKRLEVNLEQTKPLVDFYEAKGYLRNIDGQQEINSVFQDIDSLLQGSK comes from the coding sequence ATGAACTTAATCTTGATGGGACTTCCTGGAGCAGGTAAAGGAACTCAAGCAGAAAGAATCGTCGACAAGTATGGCGTTCCTCATATCTCAACTGGCGATATGTTCCGTGCAGCTATTAAAGAAGGTACGGACTTAGGTTTAAAGGCAAAAGCATTTATGGATGAAGGTGCACTAGTACCGGATGAAGTAACAATTGGTATTGTTCGTGAGAGACTAAGTCAAGATGATTGCCAGAATGGCTTTCTTTTAGACGGCTTCCCAAGAACGGTAGCGCAAGCTTCTGCGTTAAACGATATGCTAGAAGAGTTAGGACGTCAGCTTGATCACGTTTTATATATTAAAGTACCTCGTGAGGACTTGTTTAAGCGTCTGACTGGTCGTTGGATCTGCCCAACATGCGGAGCAACGTATCATGAGATCTACAATCCTCCAAAGGTTCAAGGTAAATGTGATAAAGACGGTAGTGACTTGATTCAACGAGAAGACGATAAGCCGGCAACGGTTGATAAGCGATTGGAGGTTAATCTTGAGCAGACAAAGCCACTTGTAGACTTCTACGAGGCTAAAGGCTATCTTCGCAACATTGATGGTCAGCAAGAGATTAATTCTGTGTTCCAAGACATTGATTCTTTACTTCAAGGGAGTAAGTAA
- the map gene encoding type I methionyl aminopeptidase, translated as MIICKTPRELDIMRQAGEIVAKTHSELQKHIKPGITTKELDHIADRFIRSCNAVPSFKGYNGFTGSICTSVNEELVHGVPGNRTLNDGDVISIDIGAEYEGYHGDSAWTYAVGTIDEESKRLLDVTEQALFEGLKFAQPAARLSDISHAIQTYVEQHGFSVVREYVGHGIGQSLHEDPPIPHFGPAGRGPRLKTGMVLAIEPMVNAGRRHVRTLPDNWTVVTTDGKRCAHFEHTIAIVDTGYEIMTKIH; from the coding sequence ATGATCATTTGCAAAACTCCACGAGAGTTGGACATTATGCGCCAAGCAGGCGAGATCGTCGCAAAAACGCATAGTGAATTGCAAAAGCACATCAAGCCTGGAATAACGACAAAAGAATTGGACCATATCGCAGATAGATTTATTCGATCATGTAATGCGGTTCCATCTTTTAAAGGCTATAATGGATTTACTGGAAGTATTTGCACTTCAGTAAACGAAGAATTGGTACACGGTGTTCCCGGTAATCGTACACTCAACGATGGAGATGTTATTAGCATCGATATCGGAGCAGAGTACGAGGGGTACCATGGTGATTCAGCGTGGACATACGCGGTAGGTACGATCGACGAGGAGTCCAAGCGACTGCTTGACGTGACAGAACAAGCTCTTTTTGAAGGATTGAAGTTTGCACAGCCCGCAGCTAGATTATCCGACATCTCCCATGCAATTCAAACGTATGTGGAGCAACACGGTTTTTCCGTTGTGAGAGAGTATGTTGGTCACGGAATTGGTCAAAGCTTACACGAAGACCCGCCGATCCCGCACTTTGGTCCAGCTGGTCGCGGACCAAGGCTTAAAACGGGAATGGTACTTGCCATCGAACCGATGGTGAATGCTGGACGACGTCATGTTAGAACGCTACCGGATAACTGGACGGTCGTGACGACAGACGGCAAACGGTGTGCCCATTTCGAACACACAATTGCTATTGTCGATACAGGATATGAAATTATGACAAAAATCCATTAG
- the rpsM gene encoding 30S ribosomal protein S13, whose protein sequence is MARVAGVDIPRDKRVVVSLTYVFGIGKSRAIQVLKEAGVSEDTRVRDLTEDELGKIREVVNAVKVEGDLRREISLNIKRLIEIGSYRGIRHRRGLPVRGQKTKNNARTRKGPRRTVANKKK, encoded by the coding sequence ATGGCACGTGTAGCAGGTGTCGACATTCCTCGTGATAAGCGAGTAGTCGTTTCTCTTACGTACGTCTTCGGAATTGGAAAGTCTCGTGCTATCCAAGTTCTTAAGGAAGCTGGTGTTTCTGAAGATACACGCGTTCGTGATCTAACAGAAGACGAGTTAGGGAAAATCCGTGAAGTAGTTAATGCAGTGAAAGTAGAAGGGGATCTTCGTCGTGAGATTTCTCTTAATATCAAGCGTTTAATCGAAATTGGTTCATACCGTGGTATCCGCCACCGTCGTGGACTACCAGTTCGTGGACAGAAGACGAAGAACAATGCACGTACTCGTAAGGGTCCTCGTCGTACAGTAGCGAACAAGAAAAAGTAA
- the infA gene encoding translation initiation factor IF-1, which translates to MAKEDVIEVEGTVIEPLPNAMFRVELENGHKILAHVSGKIRMHYIRILPGDKVTVELSPYDLTRGRITYRYK; encoded by the coding sequence ATGGCCAAGGAAGATGTAATTGAAGTAGAAGGAACGGTCATTGAGCCGCTTCCCAATGCAATGTTTCGCGTAGAGTTAGAAAACGGTCATAAGATCCTGGCTCACGTTTCAGGTAAGATTCGTATGCACTACATCCGTATCCTACCAGGAGACAAAGTCACGGTTGAATTATCTCCGTATGATTTGACTCGCGGACGTATTACGTATCGATATAAATAA
- a CDS encoding energy-coupling factor transporter ATPase, which produces MHIHAKNVTHTYGEGSPFESRALTDVSVSLAPGSYTAIVGETGSGKSTFIQHLNGLLKPTAGSITIGKTTVKKDTKQKELYELRRHVGMVFQFSEHQLFDETVLQDVMFGPLNYGATQTEAKERAIRYLTLVGIKEADFNRSPFELSGGQKRRVAIAGVLACEPTVLVLDEPTAGLDPIGQQEVMELFSTWFKEEASRSIVLVTHQMNQVLTYAEHMLVFKEGALITEGQPLDIFLNKRMLGVDLPDALRLLKGAEEALGVTLSKTDTRLEAVADALAAALKGERDVR; this is translated from the coding sequence ATGCACATACACGCAAAAAACGTAACGCACACGTACGGCGAAGGCTCGCCCTTTGAGTCGCGTGCACTTACAGATGTTAGTGTGTCACTTGCGCCCGGAAGCTATACAGCTATTGTTGGAGAGACGGGATCAGGCAAATCTACGTTCATCCAGCATCTAAACGGTCTGTTAAAACCGACCGCTGGCTCAATTACGATTGGCAAAACAACAGTAAAAAAAGACACCAAGCAAAAGGAACTATATGAGTTACGTCGTCATGTAGGCATGGTTTTTCAATTTTCTGAGCACCAGCTGTTTGATGAGACGGTGCTTCAGGACGTCATGTTTGGACCACTCAATTATGGAGCGACACAGACAGAGGCAAAAGAGCGCGCGATACGTTATTTAACGCTAGTTGGTATAAAGGAAGCCGATTTTAATCGGTCTCCCTTTGAACTAAGCGGGGGGCAGAAGCGTCGCGTTGCGATTGCAGGTGTATTAGCCTGTGAGCCGACTGTACTTGTGTTGGATGAACCAACAGCAGGCCTGGACCCAATAGGGCAACAGGAAGTGATGGAGCTCTTTTCTACGTGGTTTAAAGAAGAAGCGTCACGTAGCATTGTGCTGGTGACGCATCAGATGAATCAAGTGCTTACCTATGCCGAGCATATGCTTGTGTTTAAAGAGGGAGCCCTTATCACCGAGGGACAGCCTCTCGATATTTTCTTAAATAAGAGAATGCTGGGGGTTGATTTGCCGGATGCTTTGAGGCTCTTAAAGGGTGCCGAGGAGGCGCTTGGTGTGACGCTCTCTAAGACGGATACACGTCTTGAGGCGGTTGCGGATGCGCTTGCTGCGGCGTTGAAGGGGGAGCGGGATGTTAGATAA
- the truA gene encoding tRNA pseudouridine(38-40) synthase TruA, with translation MVNTTRILAMISYDGSGFSGYQRQPNARSVQGEMEQALAKIHKADSWRSTSSGRTDAGVHGILQPVHFDSPLSIPIERWPRALNALLPDDIIVRSCEIVSHDFHARYGAVAKEYLYKLTTGELDVFRRNYVYQLDAELNEDAMQRAANLLLGTHDFSSYSSPKTDVVDKVRTMYAIDVIRDGDEWTLRFVGSGFLYQMVRVLTGTLLEVGRGMREVEDVKMILEAQDRAAAGKTAPGHGLYLSQVFYDEKALTAHLKETRKK, from the coding sequence ATGGTAAACACAACACGTATACTCGCTATGATTTCGTATGACGGTAGCGGCTTTTCTGGCTATCAGAGACAGCCAAACGCTCGCTCTGTCCAAGGGGAGATGGAGCAGGCGCTAGCAAAAATCCATAAGGCGGACTCGTGGCGATCTACATCGTCAGGAAGAACGGATGCAGGCGTGCACGGCATCTTGCAGCCCGTTCACTTCGATTCGCCACTCTCTATTCCGATAGAGCGGTGGCCGAGGGCGCTTAATGCGCTCCTCCCAGATGATATCATCGTCAGAAGCTGTGAAATCGTGTCTCACGACTTTCACGCAAGGTATGGCGCTGTTGCAAAGGAATACCTCTACAAGCTCACCACGGGCGAGCTAGACGTATTCAGACGCAACTATGTGTATCAGCTTGATGCGGAGCTTAACGAGGATGCGATGCAACGAGCGGCAAATTTGCTACTCGGCACGCATGACTTCTCCAGCTATTCGTCACCGAAAACGGATGTGGTCGATAAAGTGCGTACAATGTATGCAATCGATGTGATTCGGGACGGCGACGAGTGGACGTTGCGATTTGTTGGGAGCGGCTTTCTTTATCAGATGGTGCGTGTTTTAACAGGCACGCTTTTAGAGGTCGGTCGCGGAATGCGTGAGGTAGAGGACGTAAAAATGATCCTTGAGGCACAAGACCGCGCGGCTGCAGGTAAAACAGCACCTGGTCATGGTCTGTATTTATCCCAGGTTTTTTATGACGAAAAGGCGTTAACAGCGCATTTAAAGGAAACAAGAAAAAAATAA
- the secY gene encoding preprotein translocase subunit SecY: MFQTISNIFRVGDLRNKIFFTLAILIVFRIGAHIPAPGVDANVLDFGGELNAFGFLNTFGGGALENFSIFATGIMPYITASIIVQLLRMDVIPKFAEWGKQGEAGRKKLAQVTRYGTIVIAFVQALGMSIGFNNLFPNLVPNPSIQTYLLIALTLTGGTAFLLWLGEQITANGVGNGISIIIFAGIAAGIPNGVNQIYVTQFEGAGDALFLNIVTVLLLLLALLAIVVGVIFVQQALRKIPVQYAKRLVAGKPQGGQSTHLPLKVNSAGVIPVIFALSLFIFPPTVAGFFGDENAIANWVVQNFDYTQPFGLVAYVVLIIGFTYFYTFVQVNPEQMADNLKKQGGYIPGIRPGKTTQDYITKILYRLTFVGATFLATVSILPVFFTEVAGLPPAVQIGGTGLLIVVGVALDTMKQIESQLIKRSYKGFIK; this comes from the coding sequence ATGTTCCAGACGATCTCCAATATCTTTCGAGTGGGTGATCTGAGGAACAAAATCTTCTTCACCTTAGCGATTTTAATCGTCTTTCGAATCGGCGCCCATATCCCCGCGCCAGGAGTAGATGCAAATGTGCTTGACTTCGGCGGGGAATTAAACGCCTTTGGTTTTCTTAATACCTTTGGCGGTGGTGCGTTGGAGAATTTCTCAATTTTTGCGACAGGAATAATGCCCTACATTACAGCTTCCATCATCGTGCAACTCTTAAGAATGGATGTCATTCCGAAGTTTGCCGAGTGGGGTAAGCAAGGGGAAGCTGGTCGCAAGAAGCTAGCACAAGTGACAAGATACGGTACAATTGTGATCGCGTTTGTTCAAGCCTTAGGAATGTCTATTGGTTTCAACAATCTATTTCCAAACCTCGTTCCGAATCCATCCATCCAGACGTACTTGCTTATTGCACTTACGCTCACTGGAGGGACAGCTTTCCTACTTTGGTTAGGGGAGCAGATTACGGCAAACGGAGTTGGGAACGGGATCTCAATTATTATCTTTGCTGGGATTGCTGCTGGGATTCCGAATGGAGTTAATCAAATTTATGTAACTCAATTCGAAGGCGCAGGAGATGCCTTGTTTCTTAACATCGTAACCGTGCTATTACTATTGTTAGCACTACTAGCGATTGTTGTAGGAGTTATTTTTGTTCAGCAAGCCCTAAGAAAAATACCTGTCCAGTATGCTAAGCGATTAGTTGCTGGGAAGCCGCAGGGTGGTCAATCAACCCACCTTCCGTTAAAGGTTAACTCTGCCGGGGTTATTCCGGTTATCTTTGCACTCTCACTCTTTATCTTCCCACCAACCGTGGCTGGATTCTTTGGAGATGAAAATGCAATTGCTAACTGGGTCGTGCAAAACTTCGATTATACACAACCATTTGGCTTAGTTGCTTATGTTGTGTTAATTATTGGTTTTACGTATTTCTATACGTTCGTACAGGTAAACCCGGAACAGATGGCAGATAATTTGAAAAAGCAGGGTGGGTACATCCCTGGTATTCGTCCCGGGAAGACAACGCAAGATTACATCACGAAGATCCTATATCGTTTGACTTTCGTTGGAGCAACTTTCCTGGCAACCGTATCAATCCTTCCTGTATTCTTCACTGAAGTAGCAGGATTACCTCCGGCCGTCCAGATCGGTGGTACTGGGCTCTTGATCGTTGTTGGTGTCGCTTTAGACACGATGAAGCAAATAGAAAGTCAGTTAATTAAGAGATCCTATAAGGGCTTTATCAAATAA
- a CDS encoding KOW domain-containing RNA-binding protein — protein sequence MKDPDSVPQVGELVRILHGRDKDQVACIIEVLDEKFVHIADGDKRKVDRPKKKNLQHIECSEFVSPEVKNSIVETGRVTNAKLRFAISSYINDNLLKEGE from the coding sequence ATGAAAGATCCTGATTCGGTTCCGCAAGTCGGTGAACTTGTGAGAATTCTTCATGGAAGGGATAAAGATCAAGTAGCATGTATTATCGAGGTGCTAGATGAGAAGTTTGTGCATATCGCCGATGGGGATAAACGCAAAGTTGATCGTCCTAAGAAGAAGAATCTTCAGCACATTGAATGCAGCGAATTTGTCTCCCCGGAAGTTAAGAACAGTATTGTTGAAACGGGTCGTGTAACCAATGCAAAATTGCGTTTTGCAATTTCATCATATATCAACGATAATTTACTGAAGGAAGGAGAGTAA
- a CDS encoding energy-coupling factor transporter transmembrane component T family protein translates to MLDNIIIGQYVPRDSIIHRLDPRSKFLCVLIFMVFIFTTRDAVALTVGATITTLAVILANVPWRFFLKGLRFIFILILITGTLQLLLNRTGTVLVDAGFITIYTGGVIEGALIAFRLLMLIVTATLLTLTTPPIDLTDGLERLLSPAKRLNVPTHELALMMSIALRFIPTLLGETSKIIHAQMARGAAFVHGSIWQRLKAVTPILIPLFVQSFQRAEDLATAMEARGYEGGDHRTKYRELTWQTKDTIALAIYVGFALITIMGGLLW, encoded by the coding sequence ATGTTAGATAATATCATTATCGGACAGTATGTCCCTCGCGACTCGATTATCCACCGTCTAGATCCACGCTCGAAGTTTTTGTGCGTGCTGATCTTTATGGTGTTTATCTTTACGACGCGCGATGCAGTAGCGCTCACGGTCGGTGCGACGATCACGACGCTTGCTGTCATCCTAGCAAATGTCCCGTGGCGCTTCTTTTTAAAAGGGCTTCGGTTCATCTTTATCTTGATTTTGATCACTGGGACGTTGCAACTGTTGCTTAATCGCACAGGCACGGTGCTCGTGGACGCTGGTTTTATTACCATCTACACGGGTGGCGTCATTGAGGGGGCGCTCATCGCCTTTCGGCTGTTGATGCTGATTGTGACGGCGACACTCCTCACGCTCACCACGCCCCCGATCGATTTGACTGATGGACTTGAGCGTTTGCTTAGTCCCGCTAAGCGCCTGAACGTACCGACTCATGAGCTTGCTCTGATGATGTCGATTGCCCTGCGCTTTATCCCAACTCTTCTGGGGGAAACATCGAAGATTATACACGCACAAATGGCTCGCGGAGCGGCCTTCGTACACGGCTCTATATGGCAACGATTAAAGGCGGTAACCCCAATCCTGATTCCACTCTTTGTCCAGTCCTTTCAACGCGCAGAGGACCTTGCAACGGCTATGGAAGCAAGAGGCTACGAGGGTGGCGATCACCGCACGAAATATCGAGAGCTTACATGGCAAACGAAGGATACGATCGCACTAGCTATTTACGTTGGATTTGCACTGATTACGATCATGGGAGGTCTTCTATGGTAA
- the rpmJ gene encoding 50S ribosomal protein L36: protein MKVRPSVKPICEKCKVIRRKGTVMVICENPKHKQKQG, encoded by the coding sequence ATGAAGGTAAGACCATCAGTCAAGCCAATTTGCGAAAAGTGCAAAGTTATTCGCCGAAAAGGTACCGTCATGGTAATTTGCGAAAATCCAAAACACAAACAGAAGCAAGGGTAA
- a CDS encoding energy-coupling factor transporter ATPase translates to MISVDSLSFRYQGAEQDALHDITFTVKKGEWLAVLGHNGSGKSTLAKCLNGLYLPSSGTVTAAGFDTRSDETVMQLRRRVGMVFQNPDNQLVATTVSDDVAFGLENAGIEREQMRKRVKESISLLGLTGLEASEPHRLSGGQKQRVALAGIMALEPDVVILDEATAMLDPKGRSEVLAMIHTLRERGVTIITITHDVSEAVDADHLLVLKDGRTVTHAPPKEVFRDDAILAHAGLVAPYAVQVARALQARGIALPDVMTEEELVMALCTYTQKT, encoded by the coding sequence GTGATCTCGGTTGATTCTTTATCATTTCGCTATCAAGGAGCAGAGCAAGATGCGCTTCACGACATTACCTTTACTGTAAAGAAGGGTGAATGGCTTGCTGTACTCGGTCATAATGGATCAGGCAAATCCACGCTCGCAAAGTGTTTGAATGGTCTTTATCTGCCATCTTCAGGCACCGTCACTGCCGCAGGCTTTGACACGCGTAGCGATGAGACCGTGATGCAGCTTCGTAGAAGAGTCGGAATGGTGTTTCAAAACCCGGATAATCAGCTTGTCGCAACGACCGTTAGTGATGATGTTGCGTTTGGGCTTGAGAATGCGGGGATAGAGAGAGAGCAAATGCGTAAACGTGTGAAGGAGAGTATATCGTTACTCGGTCTTACGGGACTTGAGGCATCAGAGCCACATCGCCTGTCTGGTGGTCAGAAGCAGCGGGTGGCGCTTGCTGGAATTATGGCTTTAGAGCCTGACGTTGTCATTTTAGACGAAGCAACCGCGATGCTCGACCCGAAAGGACGAAGCGAGGTACTCGCCATGATCCACACACTACGTGAGCGTGGTGTCACGATCATCACGATTACGCACGATGTGTCAGAAGCTGTTGATGCTGATCATCTGCTTGTTTTAAAGGACGGCAGGACCGTCACACATGCACCCCCTAAAGAAGTCTTCCGGGATGATGCGATTTTAGCGCACGCTGGACTTGTCGCGCCTTATGCGGTGCAGGTCGCGCGTGCGCTACAAGCTCGAGGCATTGCGCTCCCTGATGTGATGACAGAAGAGGAGCTGGTGATGGCCCTATGCACATACACGCAAAAAACGTAA
- the rpsI gene encoding 30S ribosomal protein S9 encodes MAQVQYYGTGRRKNSVARVRLVPGDGKIVINKRDIDEYFDLETLKVIAKQPLAETQTEGTYDVLVSVSGGGYTGQAGAVRHGISRALLQADPEFRPALKKAGFLTRDARMKERKKYGLKAARRAPQFSKR; translated from the coding sequence TTGGCACAAGTTCAATACTACGGAACAGGTCGTCGTAAGAACTCCGTTGCACGTGTACGTCTAGTACCTGGAGATGGCAAGATTGTCATCAACAAGCGTGATATCGACGAGTACTTCGATCTTGAGACATTAAAAGTTATTGCAAAGCAACCACTTGCTGAAACACAAACAGAAGGCACATACGATGTGCTTGTAAGTGTTAGCGGTGGAGGATACACTGGTCAAGCTGGTGCGGTACGTCACGGTATTTCTCGTGCGCTACTACAAGCTGATCCAGAGTTCCGTCCAGCTCTTAAGAAAGCTGGTTTCCTAACTCGTGACGCACGTATGAAAGAGCGTAAGAAATACGGTCTTAAAGCAGCACGTCGTGCGCCTCAGTTCTCGAAGCGTTAA